A portion of the Gasterosteus aculeatus chromosome 12, fGasAcu3.hap1.1, whole genome shotgun sequence genome contains these proteins:
- the dhcr7 gene encoding 7-dehydrocholesterol reductase, whose amino-acid sequence MEASRRRTRNGANGKTSEQQPAQWGRAWEVDWFSLISVIGLLCFAPFIVFYFVMACDQYQCSVSQPLLDLFRGDTTLLSIWARAPSFTWSAAKIYTIWVAFQLFLYMCVPDVTHKFIPGYVGGVQDGARTPAGLINKYEINGLQCWLITHALWYANAQHFHWFPPTIIFDHWIPLMWCANILGYAVSSFAFIKAYLFPTNSEDCKFTGNVFYNYMMGIEFNPRVGKWFDFKLFFNGRPGIVAWTLINLSYMAKQQELYGHVTNSMVLVNVLQAIYVLDFFWNEAWYLKTIDICHDHFGWYLGWGDCVWLPYLYTLQGLYLVYHPVQLSTPHALAVLLLGLVGYYIFRSTNHQKDLFRRTEGSCSIWGRKPAYIECSYRSANGGVHRSKLMTSGFWGVARHLNYTGDLMGSLAYCAACGFGHVLPYFYIVYMTILLVHRCVRDEHRCGSKYGKDWKRYTDAVPYRLVPGLF is encoded by the exons ATGGAGGCCTCGAGGAGACGGACCCGCAACGGCGCCAACGGGAAGACATCTGAGCAGCAGCCGGCACAGTGGGGGAGAGCATG GGAGGTGGACTGGTTCTCCCTGATCAGCGTGATCGGCCTCCTCTGCTTCGCCCCCTTCATCGTCTTCTACTTCGTGATGGCCTGTGACCAGTACCAGTGCTCGGTCAGCCAGCCCCTGTTGGACTTGTTCCGAGGAGACACCACCCTGCTCTCCATCTGGGCCCGGGCACCCTCCTTCACCTGGTCAGCTGCCAAGATATACACCATCTGGGTGGCCTTCCAG CTGTTCCTGTACATGTGTGTTCCTGATGTGACTCACAAGTTCATTCCTGGCTACGTGGGCGGAGTGCAGGATGGAGCACGAACTCCTGCTG GTCTGATTAACAAGTACGAGATCAACGGGCTGCAGTGTTGGCTGATCACTCACGCTCTGTGGTACGCCAACGCCCAACATTTCCACTGGTTCCCTCCCACCATCATCTTCGACCACTGGATCCCCCTGATGTGGTGCGCTAACATCCTGGGCTACGCTGTGTCCAGCTTCGCTTTCATTAAGGCCTACCTCTTCCCCACCAACTCTGAGGACTG CAAGTTCACAGGGAACGTCTTCTACAACTACATGATGGGCATCGAGTTCAACCCGCGAGTCGGCAAGTGGTTCGACTTCAAGCTCTTCTTCAACGGGCGGCCCGGCATCGTGGCCTGGACCCTCATCAACCTGTCCTACATGGCCAAGCAGCAGGAGCTCTACGGCCATGTCACCAACTCCATGGTGCTGGTCAACGTGCTGCAG GCCATTTATGTGTTGGATTTCTTCTGGAATGAGGCTTGGTACTTGAAGACCATTGATATCTGCCATGACCACTTTGGCTGGTATCTGGGCTGGGGAGACTGTGTGTGGTTGCCATACCTCTACACACTGCAG GGTCTGTACCTGGTGTACCACCCGGTCCAGCTGTCCACCCCCCACGCCCTGGCGGTGCTGTTGCTCGGCCTGGTCGGGTACTACATCTTCCGCTCCACCAACCACCAGAAGGACCTGTTCCGGCGCACAGAGGGCTCGTGCTCCATCTGGGGCAGGAAGCCGGCGTACATCGAGTGCTCCTACCGCTCGGCCAACGGCGGCGTCCACCGCAGCAAGCTCATGACCTCCGGCTTCTGGGGAGTGGCCCGCCACCTCAACTACACGGGCGACCTCATGGGCTCGCTGGCCTACTGTGCCGCCTGCGGCTTCGGCCACGTCCTCCCGTACTTCTACATCGTTTACATGACCATCCTGCTGGTGCACCGCTGCGTGCGCGACGAGCACCGCTGCGGTAGCAAGTACGGGAAGGACTGGAAGCGCTACACGGACGCTGTGCCTTACCGACTAGTTCCTGGGTTGTTTTAG